A window of the Aspergillus flavus chromosome 6, complete sequence genome harbors these coding sequences:
- a CDS encoding regulator of volume decrease after cellular swelling-domain-containing protein, which translates to MEPLQTPPETSSFVLLADHQSRTPSSFHSGPAVLHYHSKHCKLSILEHELQANPILNSLRSADATPTANGTENQNGSDAEGKEIVIDGVDVWVTSDKFLLYNPTHQKGLSIPYPSISLHAVQRLTLPDTQSEVQGLYMQIAVPEQPGVAQEDDFEECITLTVVPPPESQQQQQSEEDNKPDETPTQALYNAVSACSNLHPDPMSDDEDEEGGSGLLSSGLVEMGSGDGGLPPPVDGSSGWITADNMHEFFDEEGNWIGGGEEPTLSLGPGAGTVRAREGEDGDGDREMQEDEETKWRRTD; encoded by the exons atggaACCCCTCCAAACACCACCAGAAACCTCCTCCTTCGTCCTCCTCGCCGACCACCAGTCGCGCACGCCATCCTCCTTCCACTCCGGCCCCGCAGTCCTCCACTACCACAGCAAGCACTGCAAGCTATCCATCCTCGAGCACGAGCTCCAAGCCAACCCAATCCTAAACTCCCTCCGCAGCGCAGACGCGACACCCACCGCAAACGGAACAGAGAACCAAAACGGCTCCGACGCCGAGGGCAAGGAGATCGTCATTGATGGCGTAGACGTCTGGGTGACTTCCGA taaattccTCCTCTACAACCCAACCCACCAAAAGGGCCTCTCAATCCCCTACCCCAGCATCTCCCTGCACGCGGTCCAGCGCCTCACGCTCCCAGACACCCAGTCCGAAGTGCAAGGCCTGTACATGCAAATCGCGGTTCCCGAACAACCCGGCGTCGCCCAAGAAGACGACTTCGAAGAATGTATCACGTTGACCGTTGTCCCACCACCCGAgtcccagcagcagcagcaatcCGAGGAGGATAATAAGCCCGACGAGACGCCCACGCAGGCGCTGTATAATGCCGTCTCGGCGTGTTCGAATCTGCACCCGGATCCCATGagcgacgatgaggatgaggagggtgGTTCGGGGTTGTTGTCGTCTGGGCTTGTGGAGATGGGGAGTGGAGATGGGGGTTTGCCGCCGCCGGTGGATGGCAGTTCGGGGTGGATTACGGCGGATAATATGCATGAGTTTTttgatgaggaggggaaTTGGATTGGGGGTGGGGAGGAGCCGACTTTGTCTCTTGGGCCTGGGGCGGGGACTGTGAGGGCTCGTGAGGGggaggatggggatggggataGGGAAATgcaggaggatgaggagacgaagtggaggaggacgGATTAG
- a CDS encoding reductase with broad range of substrate specificity (L-xylulose reductase), translating to MAANPVQNGLFVHENTTPPEHPSLLSMFSLKGKTAIVTGAGAGIGLAVANGLAEAGANVALWWNTNDKCPERAAEIASKYGVQTKAYQVNITDAEAVQKAVDQTVKDFNGRLDVFIANAGIPWTQGPMVDGPLSHYTDVVSIDLDGTFYCAKAAAAHWRRQKEEGTDLNGNKLTNFTYGSFVATASMSGHIVNFPQMQAAYNAAKSAVIHLCKSLSVEWVKYARANTVSPGYIATEISNFVPQETKNIWKDKIPMGREGRPEELKGAYLYLASDASSYTTGADLVVDGGYCAP from the exons ATGGCTGCCAACCCCGTCCAAAATGGTCTCTTCGTCCACGAAAACACTACTCCCCCCGAGCACCCCAGCTTGTTGAGTATGTTCTCTCTGAAGGGCAAGACCGCCATCGTTACTGGTGCTGGCGCCGGTATCGGTCTTGCTGTCGCCAACGGTCTTGCGGAAGCTGGTGCCAACGTTGCCCTATGGTGGAACACCAACGACAAGTGCCCTGAGCGTGCCGCTGAGATCGCCTCCAAATACGGTGTTCAGA CCAAGGCTTACCAGGTCAACATCACCGATGCCGAGGCCGTGCAAAAGGCCGTTGACCAGACGGTGAAGGATTTCAACGGCCGTCTAGACGTCTTCATTGCCAACGCCGGTATCCCTTGGACCCAAGGTCCTATGGTTGACGGCCCTCTATCGCACTACACCGACGTTGTCAGCATTGACCTCGACGGTACCTTCTACTGTGCCAAGGCTGCTGCCGCCCACTGGAGGAgacagaaggaggagggaaCCGACCTCAACGGCAACAAGTTGACCAACTTCACCTACGGTAGCTTCGTGGCTACCGCTTCCATGAGCGGTCACATTGTCAACTTCCCTCAAATGCAAGCTGCCTACAACGCTGCCAAGTCAGCTGTTATCCATCTCT GCAAATCTCTCTCGGTCGAGTGGGTTAAGTATGCCCGGGCCAACACCGTCTCCCCTGGCTACATCGCGACCGAAATCTCCAACTTCGTGCCCCAGGAGACCAAGAACATCTGGAAGGACAAGATTCCCATGGGCCGTGAGGGTCGCCCTGAGGAATTGAAGGGTGCCTATCTCTATCTGGCCTCGGATGCCTCGAGCTACACCACCGGAGCTGACCTGGTTGTCGACGGTGGCTACTGCGCTCCATAA
- a CDS encoding clock controled protein (Ccg-8), translating to MDNRSGAISTPNDSSVSSLRNTANSGKPQTTSTLPAPPSDYSSVQNVSSSMMDVDNTTVAEDRSRRATSVLSMDDIEAAQALEGLRTEYGQPPRNVSQQTSSSDSKPQPEPLLSLLTSTHPLISSAINGSVSAYASSKSYSPRFKSGAEFLERNIGSPVANTVGTVGRKTGVESGLRWALQRRGSGSTDPKRSKRRKVSGDKHPTEVDLEKGSDETMPSRRGRSSSDLSMGEPLPPYDDQTSPSYEEVGRPNSSRPNPTWQSRLVISTSGLGVAMSEESLRSLQYCLTWLRWANGRLGKAIVALQGALKEWDNAKKDNDTSQDTSLLSQRIQAVREDVLSTLKQVVDVVSKYAGGALPENARNLVRRHLTSLPHRFQVASTSNPPPDSSAASSDATIGAHRILVLAQEGLDMMAQVSGVVNDTLVSAELWCERLGKKRPDGKPQNEAKQPESHNASSFPPDVKQPIRESSQDVPMTGTEEKV from the exons ATGGACAATCGTTCAGGCGCCATTTCAACGCCGAACGATTCGTCCGTCTCCTCACTCCGAAACACGGCCAACAGCGGCAAACCTCAGACTACCTCGACCCTCCCCGCTCCTCCATCCGACTATTCTTCTGTGCAGAATGTTTCTTCCTCCATGATGGATGTTGATAACACCACAGTGGCGGAGGATCGCTCACGTCGAGCTACTAGTGTTCTCTCCAtggatgatattgaggcGGCGCAGGCCCTGGAAGGGCTCCGTACGG AGTACGGTCAACCTCCTCGCAACGTGTCGCAACAAACCTCCAGTTCTGACTCCAAACCGCAACCCGAACCCCTCTTATCGTTGCTTACCTCGACCCATCCTCTGATATCCTCTGCGATCAACGGATCCGTCTCAGCGTACGCCAGCTCTAAATCATACTCACCTCGTTTCAAATCGGGAGCAGAGTTCCTCGAACGTAACATTGGCTCCCCCGTCGCCAATACCGTTGGGACGGTTGGCCGCAAAACCGGAGTCGAGAGCGGCCTTCGTTGGGCGCTGCAGCGTCGTGGATCTGGCTCAACTGATCCCAAACGGTCGAAGCGTCGCAAAGTGAGCGGGGACAAACATCCAACCGAAGTAGATCTGGAGAAGGGCTCTGACGAAACAATGCCGTCTCGTCGCGGGCGTAGCTCCTCCGACCTGTCCATGGGCGAGCCCCTCCCGCCGTATGACGACCAGACGTCGCCCAGCTACGAGGAGGTTGGTCGGCCAAATTCTTCCCGACCGAACCCCACCTGGCAAAGTCGATTGGTGATTTCCACCTCGGGATTGGGTGTTGCCATGAGCGAGGAGTCCCTCCGCAGCTTGCAGTATTGTTTGACCTGGTTGCGATGGGCAAACGGACGGCTGGGCAAAGCCATCGTGGCCTTGCAGGGCGCCCTGAAGGAATGGGATAATGCCAAGAAGGATAACGATACTAGCCAGGATACCTCCTTGCTGTCCCAGCGTATCCAGGCTGTCAGGGAGGACGTCTTATCAACCTTGAAGCAGGTTGTAGATGTCGTCTCCAAGTATGCCGGAGGCGCGCTGCCGGAGAATGCCCGGAACTTAGTCCGCCGACACCTTACTTCCCTGCCGCATCGGTTCCAGGTAGCTTCGACGTCGAACCCTCCACCGGATTCGAGTGCGGCATCCTCTGACGCCACGATCGGCGCTCATCGCATCTTGGTTCTGGCGCAGGAAGGTCTAGACATGATGGCGCAGGTGAGCGGAGTGGTGAATGATACGCTCGTTAGCGCGGAGCTTTGGTGCGAGCGGTTGGGCAAGAAGCGGCCCGACGGCAAGCCCCAGAACGAAGCTAAACAGCCCGAGTCGCACAATGCGTCGTCGTTTCCGCCTGATGTGAAGCAGCCTATCCGCGAGTCTTCCCAAGACGTCCCAATGACCGGgacagaagagaaggtatAG
- a CDS encoding RNA-directed RNA polymerase, translating into MAFPHTPKRGKDLFQLIDKLNEQFGLDIPNPKIHSPSLEPDRKSLRWRVHLGIKRLHYDRNANINETLNNFEEWVASRPEWSNGDFPPNNRSKRDPCTNKSYASVSESERDERLIHLAKLIRDELYILTKGSYSPFFKGLDGIPEKATEQSSPSKGLKRRMSEEEDEFCTAPNSPVNNPVQGSTLEDAFDLVNDGEGCSVDPGPAQVFKSPKVNATRGPSAFVQRLTAPDKVRRYDAVPPTQDDPNVSFTTTEPSSIFDSRDDRFDTSFISTITDATEPMCDSDYEDSVVNHMLSQELKMALERSQLMDETIVHEPPESVEQRLIDDLLHYGPFAQTYSFPGSIPLRYRYELERIGRAWNISSDRMLAGNSISFKTRDGFWEWIKGHNQRNGKPLPEKPTTKAWDSAIGSFKTDKHSEVVVLTGDLEWCSEHEPGIFKMNLNPLKTERTCRFHRRFGSDRFLSLTMPAPSRPPRHFPLPSDPSLLRESIALWLTQNVHRCLGRIWKPFFVEEVKSKRKVKAEPKFRVDFFAIDGVDFDKNTHIPPIPLARQNSESHTPMSLDSLLNWHMSRDDNIKQANCKLFQRISLGLSKTFATVALKPSQILPLEEPEGTPVMNDGCALMSRSLASRICDSLGITGATPSAFQGRIAGAKGLWMVDKHNSTISTESDVWIQISDSQLKIKPHPAGWQEPVDEEKLTFEVVKWSKPLHTVDLNTQLLAILEHGGHIKEYVAGLTRAGIRAVYEDFATVVQSDSPVLCRSLIQKMKPSAESSSAAMLHKVRRMEEWMADDVEAVVRLTEAGFAPRTFRPLRKRLRKCLIGLLDQYVEQLHIEVPLSTYAFCIADPYGVLKEDEVHFGFSSNWRDPEGQFEDNLLDGMDVLVARLPAHVPSDIQRRRAVWKPELRHFKDVIVFPTVGTTPLAHMLSGGDYDGDTTWVCWDQNIVQKFRNSDLSTMEYPAEHFGLEEHNVPMKDIDSWDEFLQSTFTFNLTMSNLGRCTVEHEKISYDESIDSPNAKELACLLSHLVDGRKGGARLSEQAWRAYRKRVSPRARDVPAYKNPSRRPKLTNIIDYLRFEVAQKEKDNVLRLLEGSLAKAGTTYEHDRDLTKPWDEAREQAEEDRREGGQLHVILKNVAQEIDDLFDRWTRSVTGENSFSAVSLEIADQAKAIPPPEGDHPMILVWRYSNDAWLQLLASYLYKKRPESSFVLYAFGETLCELKASSVPSRSVVNEILACYRVNQKVVARLTARDMVEDEDSDDGNEYEGADVIAMLQATQLSGGYYDWDDDLSVE; encoded by the coding sequence ATGGCGTTTCCTCACACCCCTAAGAGAGGGAAGGATTTATTCCAATTGATCGACAAACTTAACGAGCAATTTGGTTTAGATATCCCTAACCCAAAGATTCACTCACCATCTCTTGAGCCTGATAGAAAGTCGCTCAGATGGCGCGTGCATTTGGGCATCAAACGGCTTCACTACGACCGGAATGCCAACATAAATGAGACTCTCAACAACTTCGAGGAGTGGGTGGCATCCCGACCAGAGTGGTCCAATGGCGACTTTCCTCCAAATAATCGCTCAAAAAGAGATCCGTGTACAAATAAAAGTTATGCTAGTGTGTCCGAGTCGGAGCGAGACGAGCGTCTCATACACTTAGCAAAACTGATCAGGGATGAATTGTATATCTTGACCAAGGGTTCCTACTCACCTTTCTTCAAAGGACTTGATGGGATCCCTGAAAAAGCCACAGAACAATCAAGCCCATCGAAAGGGTTGAAAAGAAGGATgtctgaggaggaggacgaaTTCTGCACTGCCCCAAATTCTCCGGTAAACAATCCTGTGCAGGGATCTACTCTGGAGGACGCGTTTGATCTGGTCAATGATGGGGAGGGGTGTAGTGTAGATCCAGGGCCAGCTCAGGTTTTCAAAAGCCCTAAAGTTAATGCTACAAGGGGACCATCCGCATTTGTCCAAAGGTTAACGGCACCTGACAAGGTTCGACGATACGATGCAGTGCCACCTACACAGGACGACCCAAACGTTAGTTTCACAACCACCGAGCCGTCATCTATTTTTGATTCTCGCGATGACCGATTTGATACCTCGTTTATATCAACCATTACGGACGCTACTGAGCCCATGTGTGACTCGGACTACGAAGATTCGGTGGTGAATCATATGCTCAGCCAGGAGCTGAAAATGGCACTTGAAAGGTCACAACTCATGGACGAGACTATTGTTCATGAGCCTCCCGAATCTGTTGAGCAGCGACTGATAGATGACCTCCTTCACTACGGGCCATTTGCGCAAACATATTCCTTTCCGGGCTCAATACCCTTACGATATCGGTACGAGTTGGAGAGGATAGGTAGAGCCTGGAATATTTCCTCTGACCGCATGCTGGCTGGTAACAGCATATCCTTCAAAACACGCGATGGCTTCTGGGAATGGATCAAGGGCCACAACCAACGCAATGGGAAGCCACTCCCAGAAAAGCCGACCACGAAAGCTTGGGATTCTGCTATTGGGAGCTTTAAGACAGATAAGCATTCAGAAGTGGTTGTCCTTACGGGCGATCTAGAATGGTGCAGCGAACATGAACCAGGCATTTTCAAGATGAACTTGAATCCACTGAAGACCGAGAGGACATGTCGATTCCATCGCCGTTTTGGATCAGACAGATTTCTTAGCTTGACAATGCCTGCGCCGTCGCGCCCCCCGCGCCATTTCCCATTGCCATCGGACCCTTCTCTGCTGCGAGAAAGTATAGCCCTATGGCTGACACAGAATGTTCACCGGTGTCTGGGAAGGATATGGAAGCCCTTCTTTGTAGAAGAGGTCAAGTCGAAACGCAAAGTGAAGGCAGAGCCGAAGTTCAGGGTGGACTTCTTCGCGATTGATGGCGTGGACTTTGATAAGAACACGCACATACCTCCCATACCTCTCGCGAGACAAAATAGTGAGAGCCACACCCCCATGAGCTTGGACTCCCTGCTCAACTGGCATATGTCGCGAGACGATAATATAAAGCAGGCAAACTGCAAACTGTTCCAGCGTATCTCATTGGGGCTTTCGAAGACCTTCGCGACTGTTGCCTTGAAGCCATCGCAGATTCTTCCTCTAGAAGAACCCGAAGGCACACCGGTAATGAATGATGGTTGCGCGCTGATGTCTAGGAGTCTAGCCAGCCGGATATGTGACTCTTTAGGCATTACTGGAGCCACCCCTAGTGCATTTCAGGGCAGAATTGCTGGGGCTAAGGGTCTGTGGATGGTAGATAAGCACAACTCTACTATCTCAACAGAGAGTGACGTGTGGATTCAGATATCTGATTCGCAGTTGAAAATCAAGCCGCACCCGGCGGGTTGGCAAGAGCCtgtagatgaagagaagctcACATTTGAAGTTGTAAAATGGTCCAAGCCCTTACATACGGTGGACCTGAACACCCAACTTCTGGCTATTCTAGAGCACGGAGGGCATATTAAAGAATACGTCGCCGGTCTCACACGAGCTGGGATCAGAGCGGTATATGAAGACTTTGCTACTGTCGTCCAGTCAGACAGTCCCGTTCTCTGTCGCAGTCTAATACAAAAGATGAAGCCATCAGCAGAAAGCAGTAGCGCTGCAATGCTTCACAAGGTCAGACGCATGGAGGAATGGATGGCCGACGATGTGGAGGCTGTTGTTCGACTGACAGAGGCAGGCTTTGCACCTCGAACTTTCCGCCCTCTTCGGAAGCGTCTGAGGAAATGTCTAATAGGTCTGCTAGATCAATATGTAGAACAACTGCATATTGAAGTACCTCTTTCCACCTATGCTTTTTGCATCGCAGACCCATATGGGGTCctgaaagaggatgaagttCACTTTGGCTTCTCCAGTAACTGGCGTGATCCTGAAGGCCAATTCGAAGACAATCTACTCGACGGTATGGACGTTCTTGTAGCTCGGCTCCCCGCACATGTGCCGTCTGATATCCAGCGACGAAGAGCTGTGTGGAAGCCAGAGCTCCGGCATTTCAAAGATGTTATCGTTTTCCCTACTGTTGGGACAACGCCACTGGCGCACATGTTATCCGGTGGTGATTACGACGGTGATACAACGTGGGTTTGCTGGGACCAAAATATTGTCCAGAAGTTTCGTAATTCCGACCTATCCACCATGGAATACCCTGCGGAGCACTTTGGTCTTGAGGAACATAACGTGCCAATGAAAGATATTGACTCATGGGACGAGTTTCTTCAAAGCACTTTTACGTTCAACCTAACCATGTCTAATCTGGGAAGGTGTACTGTCGAGCACGAGAAGATATCCTACGACGAATCGATCGACTCGCCGAATGCCAAAGAGCTCGCCTGTCTCCTCAGTCATTTGGTGGACGGTCGTAAAGGAGGGGCCCGCTTATCAGAACAGGCGTGGCGAGCATATCGCAAAAGGGTTAGCCCTAGGGCACGGGATGTGCCTGCGTACAAGAACCCCAGCCGAAGACCCAAGCTCACCAATATAATAGACTATCTACGCTTCGAAGTTGctcagaaagagaaggataatgTTCTAAGGCTATTGGAGGGGTCATTAGCTAAAGCGGGGACCACGTACGAGCATGATAGAGATCTTACCAAGCCGTGGGACGAGGCACGGGAGCAGGCCGAGGAAGACCGACGTGAAGGTGGACAACTTCATGTGATTTTGAAAAATGTCGCCCAAGAAATTGATGATCTTTTCGACAGATGGACCCGCTCGGTCACTGGCGAAAACTCATTCTCGGCTGTCTCGTTGGAGATCGCTGATCAGGCTAAAGCCATCCCACCACCCGAGGGTGATCACCCTATGATCCTTGTCTGGCGATATAGTAACGATGCGTGGCTCCAATTGCTCGCTTCGTACTTGTACAAGAAGCGTCCCGAATCAAGCTTTGTCCTATATGCCTTTGGAGAAACACTCTGCGAATTAAAAGCCAGTAGTGTACCGTCACGATCAGTGGTGAATGAAATTCTAGCTTGTTACCGGGTTAATCAGAAGGTGGTCGCAAGGTTGACAGCCAGAGACatggtggaagatgaagacagTGACGATGGCAATGAATATGAAGGCGCAGATGTGATAGCGATGCTTCAGGCAACACAACTTTCTGGGGGGTATTATGACTGGGACGATGATCTCTCCGTGGAGTGA
- a CDS encoding isoflavone reductase family protein (hypothetical protein Ao3042_07437), producing MSKTKVLLVGAAGETGGSIANGLLENPIFELYALVRPRSVQKPAIVSLQDRGMQIRRCDLKGPEESLTEALEGIDVVISCVGPAEQQDQIPLAKAAKRAGVKRFVPCGFITVAPPGGIMWLRDEKETVYNHVKQLRLPYTIIDVGWWYQLSYPRLESGRADYAMTSANNEIVGDGNTPMGLTDLRDIGRYVARIIDDERTLNKMVYAYNTVKTQNEIYDLLEEISEEKIQRNHIPEESVYTRVLAARQSSETYPFDPVKFIPRYLAEYQLSWGIRGDNTPENARYLGYLIAKDLYPDFRPVDFREYLETVVRGTAKGVYTDRMVSKVHQRAFPRTESTDSLYTRIFPRTESSDSLYMR from the exons ATGTCGAAAACAAAGGTTTTGCTTGTCGGAGCAGCAGGTGAAACTGGTGGTTCGATTGCAAATGGACTTCTGGAAAATCCAATCTTT GAACTCTACGCCCTCGTCCGCCCCCGGTCGGTACAGAAGCCCGCCATCGTTTCCCTCCAAGATCGCGGCATGCAAATCCGCAGATGCGATCTAAAAGGCCCTGAAGAATCTCTTACAGAGGCACTCGAGGGAATCGATGTCGTCATCAGCTGTGTTGGTCCTGCCGAGCAGCAGGATCAAATTCCTCTTGCCAAAGCTGCGAAGAGGGCCGGAGTTAAGCGATTCGTTCCATGTGGTTTCATCACCGTGGCACCCCCTGGTGGTATCATGTGGCTGAGGGACGAA AAAGAAACAGTCTACAACCATGTTAAACAACTGCGCCTTCCCTACACCATCATCGATGTCGGCTGGTGGTACCAACTTTCGTATCCCCGCCTGGAGTCCGGAAGAGCCGACTATGCTATGACTTCCGCCAATAACGAAATCGTCGGCGATGGCAACACCCCTATGGGTTTGACCGATTTAAGAGACATTGGACGCTATGTTGCCAGAATCATCGATGACGAGCGGACATTGAACAAGATGGTCTATGCATACAACACCGTTAAGACACAGAACGAGATCTACGACTTATTGGAGGAGATCAGCGAAGAGAAAATCCAAAGGAATCAC ATTCCCGAGGAAAGCGTCTACACTCGTGTACTCGCCGCCAGACAGTCTAGTGAGACTTATCCCTTCGATCCCGTCAAATTTATCCCCCGGTATTTGGCCGAGTACCAGTTGTCTTGGGGTATTCGGGGTGATAACACCCCGGAAAACGCAAGATACCTCGGATATCTGATCGCCAAAGACCTCTACCCGGACTTCAGGCCAGTGGACTTCAGGGAGTATCTTGAGACCGTCGTTCGAGGCACAGCGAAGGGTGTATACACCGACCGTATGGTTTCGAAAGTTCATCAGCGGGCATTCCCACGCACAGAGTCGACCGATTCGTTGTATACTCGGATATTCCCAAGAACTGAGTCCAGCGACTCGCTATACATGCGGTAG
- a CDS encoding putative amino acid transporter, which yields MSSEHHNTAAPGLLSTTDNDSEAHSCSHSRSETQSLFNSYGAVKPNQVTLIAIGGAINTGLMIASGNALAKYGPASVLISYTIVGILVYHVLCALAEVASPGPSTVADHAAKFCDPSLGFTIEWIYWLKLLVVTPNQLTAAALVVSYWLDADIVNPGIWITVFMLIILGVNYWGSRFMSQYEFILSSFKITVVLALMVFSLVLALGGGPDHDRTGFRYWETPRAFAGDHTATGILRAICRTMPSATFAYLGSELIGINILRTRNTRKTALHATKLTFYRILVINIVTVTFIGMLVPFDAKELEFARPTASSAAAFVVAVQIAHIAVMPHILNACFLLFILSAANHSLYMATRTLYGLSLSRNAFAFLSHLDRRGTPIYTLFVCSAVASLAYLNFQEDSKCLFNHFVNLITMFSILTWISILVVHLTFARFPKAKAEAKPLTFRAPFGVAGSWAALAFCVFITAMRGFDTVDSDGDHNKVDYKAIITSYVGIPLYLLLFIGHKLYIKNRKSQLDIEPIEMVS from the exons ATGTCATCCGAGCATCACAACACCGCAGCCCCCGGCTTATTATCAACCACCGACAATGACAGCGAAGCTCACAGCTGCTCACATAGTCGTAGTGAAACACAAAGCCTCTTCAATTCCTACGGAGCCGTAAAGCCAAACCAGGTAACGCTGATCG CGATCGGAGGAGCGATCAATACTGGTTTGATGATAGCATCGGGGAATGCTCTTGCAAAGTATGGC CCTGCATCAGTTCTCATTTCATATACGATCGTTGGCATCTTGGTTTACCATGTCCTATGCGCCCTAGCAGAGGTGGCCTCTCCAGGGCCATCGACGGTTGCTGATCATGCTGCGAAGTTTTGTGACCCATCTCTTGGTTTCACAATAGAGTGGAT ATACTGGCTGAAGCTTTTGGTGGTCACACCTAACCAATTGACAGCGGCAGCTCTGGTAGTGTCATATTGGCTGGATGCCGACATTGTCAATCCTGGCATATGGATAACTGTCTTCATGTTAATCATACTTGGTGTGAACTATTGGGGTAGTCGATTTATGAGCCAATATGAGTTCATTCTATCTTCTTTCAAAATCACGGTGGTGCTTGCGCTTATGGTCTTTTCCCTGGTTCTAGCGCTAGGAGGCGGCCCAGATCACGACAGGACAGGATTTCGATACTGGGAAACTCCACGTGCCTTTGCCGGCGACCATACAGCTACTGGAATACTTCGCGCTATATGTCGGACGATGCCTTCCGCCACCTTCGCATATCTAGGAAGTGAATTGATTGGCATCAATATCCTGCGTACAAGGAATACGCGAAAGACTGCGCTGCACGCAACCAAGCTAACGTTTTACCGCATACTGGTTATCAACATCGTTACCGTTACCTTCATTGGTATGTTGGTTCCATTTGATGCCAAGGAGCTGGAATTTGCTAGG CCTACCGCTTCCTCAGCTGCCGCCTTTGTGGTGGCGGTTCAGATAGCCCACATAGCTGTGATGCCGCATATCCTCAATGCGTGCTTCCTTTTGTTCATACTATCCGCAGCAAACCATTCCCTCTATATGGCAACACGAACTCTCTACGGCTTATCCCTTTCACGAAACGCTTTTGCCTTCCTGTCTCATCTTGACCGTAGGGGAACTCCGATCTATACTCTCTTCGTTTGCTCAGCGGTCGCCTCGCTGGCTTACTTGAATTTCCAGGAAGATTCAAAATGTCTCTTTAACCACTTCGTGAACTTGATTACCATGTTCAGCATTCTCACCTGGATCTCGATTCTTGTGGTCCACCTTACCTTCGCGAGGTTCCCAAAGGCAAAAGCTGAGGCTAAACCGCTCACCTTCAGGGCTCCATTTGGGGTCGCTGGATCATGGGCAGCACTAGCGTTCTGTGTTTTTATCACGGCAATGAGGGGTTTTGACACGGTGGACTCTGATGGTGATCATAACAAGGTTGATTATAAGGCTATCATCACATCATACGTTGGGATCCCGCTGTATTTGTTGCTGTTCATTGGTCATAAACTTTATATCAAAAACAGAAAGTCTCAATTGGATATAGAACCAATTGAAATGGTATCATAG
- a CDS encoding emopamil binding protein, translating to MRQTFLSSPITPPLITMVNYIAHPFYPPDIDLIGYAANTMSIPVLLSVFALATLTIVGFTSAVLKKINPSLSRQDKMLACWFIFSGCIHFIMEGYFVYNHKIMPSRLDLLGQMWKEYAKADSRYMTMEPFVLCMESITAFAWGPLCYLISWMIVANSPYRHPTQMIVSMGQFYGDVLYYTTSIAEEVYHARSYSRPETYYWWGYFVFLNAFWIFIPVFCIYQSYSVMAAVFRQHAVHPGKKSL from the exons ATGCGACAGACTTTCCTTAGTTCCCCAATAACCCCTCCTCTGATCACAATGGTGAATTATATAGCTCACCCTTTCTACCCTCCGGACATTGATCTCATTGGTTATGCGGCAAATACGATGAGTATTCCGGTGCTTCTCAGCGTTTTTGCTCTTGCAACCCTTACCATTGTCGGTTTCACTTCAGCCGTTCTGAAAAAGATAAACCCGAGTTTATCTCGTCAGGACAAGATGCTGGCATGTTGGTTTATCTTCA GTGGGTGTATACACTTCATTATGGAAGGGTACTTTGTATACAACCACAAGATAATGCCCAGCAGGCTAGATCTTCTTGGCCAAATGTGGAAGGAGTATGCCAAAGCTGATTCTCGATATATGACTATGGAGCCATTCGTGCTTTGTATGGAATCGATAACCGCC TTTGCGTGGGGTCCACTTTGCTACCTAATTTCATGGATGATTGTCGCGAATTCGCCGTACCGCCATCCGACACAGATGATTGTTTCTATGGGTCAGTTCTACGGAGATGTTCTGTATTACACAACGAGCATAGCGGAGGAGGTTTATCATGCCAGATCTTACTCTCGCCCCGAAACATACTACTGGTGGGGTTACTTTGTATTCCTCAATGCTTTCTGGATTTTCATTCCGGTTT TCTGTATTTACCAAAGCTACTCAGTCATGGCTGCTGTGTTTCGGCAACATGCAGTTCATCCCGGTAAAAAGAGTCTGTAA